The genomic window AATCATCGAAAAAAAGGTTAAAAAAGAAGGGGAACCCAAAGAGGAAGAGGTCTCTCATTTTTAAAGGGTTTTCCATTTTATTTTTTTTTAATTAATTTTAGCGTTTTTAGTTTCAAATGAAATAAAGTTCGCTTAAAAATTCTAATCCGGTGTTATTTTATGATTTGGTTTGCAGGTCCTCAAGCATGGATTGCCCTTGCCACACTGACCCTTTTGGAAATAGTCCTTGGAATTGATAATATAATTTTTATTTCCATTCTGGCGGGAAAACTTCCTAAACATCGGCAACAAAAGGCCCGGCGAATCGGCCTGGTTATTGCCATGCTGACCCGGATTGGGCTTTTATTTACACTCTCTTGGTTTATGCACCTCACCAAGCCCCTGTTTACCCTCTTTACCACGGATATTTCCTTGCGAGATGTGGTCCTGATTGTTGGAGGGCTGTTTCTTCTCGGTAAAAGCACCTTAGAAATTCATGAGAAATTAGAGGGGGTGGAGGGGCAAGCTACGTTTTCGACTGGAGCCACTTTTACCGGTGTGATTATTCAAATTGCATTACTGGACATTGTTTTTTCTCTGGATTCTGTGATCACCGCCATTGGGTTGGTGGATCAATTAAGCATTATGGTGATAGCCATTGTGATTGCGGTTTTGTTTATGCTTGCTTTTTCAAAAATGGTTGGGGAATTTGTGGATCGCCATCCCACCATTAAAATGCTGGCTTTGAGCTTTTTGCTTTTGATTGGGCTTGCTCTGATTGCGGAAGGGTTTGATGTTCATATCCCAAAGGGGTACATTTATTTTGCTATGGCTTTTTCGGTTTTTGTGGAAATGTTGAATCTAAAATTAAGGGGTCAGAGGGTGGAACCGATACACCTTCGGAAATCCTATGTTCAGGAAAACCAGGAGGGAGCGGATTATTAAAATGATATAAACACGGATTTACTGATTGGTATTTTCCTTCCTCTGTTTTGGGGAATTCGTTTTTGAATCCAAAGGGATTTTCCATTTTAAATTAAAATCCCATTTCACTTTTGTAATAAAGGTAAAATTTTCATCCTCCCGGGTTAGGGGAATTCTGACTCCTGCTCCCAGACCCCATTTTCCGAAATAGGATTTTGGGATGGTCCAAAAGAGGCCGTTATTCAAAATGACATTATTTTCACTACCCCCACCAATTTCAGTGGTGATATAGGTTAAATCCAATGAGCTTCGTAAATTTTTCGACCAGTAATACACACCGCCGATACTGACTCCCACCGAGTGATCCCGGCGATCCTGTGCCGGGCGTGCGCGAAAGGGGGGATGGGCGGTTAAATCAAAATCAACATAATAAAAGACCTCTAAATTGGGGAGGGACCTTAAAAAGCGGGAAAAAACAAGAAAAGGTCTAATGTGAAGGTATTGGTCGGAAATCTCTTCGGGGGGATTCCCAATGGGGAAAACGGTTTCCAACCCGGTGGATATTCGGAAACCAGGAAGGCGGGACCAGTCGGGGAATCGGTATTTTCCCCATGCAATCAATTCCGACACACCTGATTCTCCTTTGCTCCGAAAGGGATTAACGGAAAAACTTTCCAAGGACAGACTCATTTCTAAACGGTCCGTAAACCCATATTTGGCACGGGTTCGATATCGGATGAATTCTTGATCAATCGCATCTGTAAACCGTGGGTTGAAAGAGATCTCAATTTCTCTCTTTCTTTGAGTTTGAGGTAATTTTCGGTCAAAAGCAGTCTCTTCCGCAGGTTGAAATTCAATGGAAGAATCAGAATAGTTTTTTCCTTCAGAATTTTCTTGTTGTGCGGGTGCGATGGAAATCCAGGAGGCCAGGGCAATCAATGAAATTATGAAGATTTTAAAAAAGGTCATAATTTTTTAAGATTTCTGTGTTTTCATATGGGTAATTGATTATTCCCAATTTTTTTATAGCGTACCAGTGCTATAAGACCATATTTCTATCAAAAAGTAACGGGTTCCTGTTTCTCTTGCAGTTCATGCCACTGGTGTTTTAAAGTGTTTTTAGGTTAAGATTTCCACTCCTTTTCCTTTAAAATTCACTTGCAATTGGGAATTTTCCTTTTCTATTTTTAATTTTGGCCTTTGGGTTGTGAAGGATTTCCTGACCCATATTGAATGCCATTTGAGTGGCGCTGGATTTTTAAAATAAATTTGGAGGGTTCGACATGAATATGAACGAAACGATTTCAGAGATTGGATCATCCATTACCCCGTTGATTCAAGGGATCCTGGAAAAACTTCCTGCTATTTTCAGTTTTTTTGCATTAATCCTCATTGGGTGGATTTTGGCGAGAATTTTACAGGCTTCCACCTCCCGTGTGATTGGTTTAATGGACCAGTTTGTTCGAACCCGGTCCATTAAAAGAGAGGGTGTCCCTACCGAAATCGAACGTTCCGTACCCAGTATGATGGGCAAAATTGTTTTTTGGATCATTTTGGTTTTCTTTTTTGTGGCGGCCACCGAAACCCTTGGGTTATCCATTGTCTCCAACCTCTTGAGCGGGGTAGCGAATTATCTTCCCAATGTTTTGGCGGCAGCACTCATCGGGTTTGCGGGGTATATCGGAGGAAATCTTGCCAGAGATGCTATTATCCGGGCCATGGTTTCGGCGGGGATTGAGTATGGAGAACTCTTAGCCCGGTTGACTCAGATTGCCATTTTTCTAGTGGCCTTTTTGATTGGGATCGATCAAATCGGAATTCAAATCGAATCTCTAGTGGTTTTGATTGCCATGGTTTTTGGAACCGTTCTTGGGGGAATGGCCCTTGGCTTTGGTTTGGGGGCAAAAACGGTCGTGGGTAATTTAATTGCTTCTCATTATCTGACCCAAACTTACCAAATCGGGCAAACCGTTAGGATAGGTGAAATCCAAGGAAGAGTAGAGGAGTTGACCCCTTCCGCTGTGATATTGGAAACACCTGAAGGCCGGGTTTTGATTCCGGCTGGAGAGTTTAGTAAAAAACATTCCACACTGATTGCCGAGAGGGGTTAGGATGAAGACAGAGGATTATCTTTCCCAACAATTTCTTGCATCTCACCCTGGGGATGGCGCGCTTCTCCTCCAACATTTTTCTATTGAGGAATTAAGAGGTTTCTTTCTTGAAATAAAGCCTTCCATTGCTTCCATTGTCTTGGAATACATGCCACCGATGATGGCATCAGAAATAATAATCGGTCTAGATCTGGAATGTGCCGGTTCGATTTTGGAAAAACTGTCTATACCAGTGGCGGCGGGTCTTTTTCGAAGAATCAGCACGAAACATCGTATTTCTCTTCTAGGGGTTCTTCCAAAAAAAATTTCTTTTAAAATTCAAGCCGTTCTTCATTATCCTTCAGGTACCGCAGGGGCTCTGATGGACCCTAACGTTTTTGCGGTGCCGAGCCATTTTAACATCCGTGAGGCCCGATTTCAGATGAAGCGTTTTTCTCAGGATTTACTTTCCTATCTCTATATCGTTGATTCAACCCAGAAACTATTGGGGGTAATGAGTATCCGTGAATTAATGGTGGCCCGGCCCCGGGACAGGGTTTCCTCTGTGATGAATTTTCCTGTATCAACCATTTCAGGCCATGCCAGCGAAGGGGCGATTCTCAACCACCCAGGATGGAGGACCTTTCATAAAATACCGGTCACTGAAAAAGGCGGTCTTTTGGTGGGGATCATTCGCTATAAAACCCTTCGAAAACTGGAAGGGATTTACATCGGGCCTCCCCTGGAAAAAACAGCTCTCGAATTTACCTTTCGGTTGGGTGAGGTTTATTGGGTGGGAATAGCGGCCATGATCCAAAGTCTTAACGGTGCGATGAGAAGGACTGGCAAATCCAAAAATTAAGGGAGAGATGTAATGACCGTCCGTTTAAATGCAGTGGCAGAGGATTTGGCGCAAAATTTTTTCCGACTCTACCCCGAGGAGGCAGCTCAGGCGCTCAGTAATCGTTCCCCTACTAGAGAAGTGCCCCAAATTTTGGATGCCCAAACGGTTTATCAGGCCGCCACCATTATGGAAAGGTTTCCTCTGGATTTTTCCGCAGAGGTTATTTTAAATGCAGGCGGAGATTTTCCTCAAAAAATGCTTTCGGCCCTTGACCCGTTGAAGGCAGCCTTGATTCTTGCTCGCCTGGATCCGGAGTTCCAGGAAAAACAATTCTCTCTTTTAGATCCTAAAAGGGTCCGATTGCTCAAATCTATTATGACCTATCCGAGCGATTCTGCCGGAAACCTTATGGACCCTCAGTTTTTGTCTTTTCCCCCTGAAACATCCGTAAAAAATGCACTGACGAAATTAAGGGCTCTCAAAGGAAAAAGGATTTATGACCTTTTGGTGG from Nitrospiria bacterium includes these protein-coding regions:
- a CDS encoding TerC family protein, with amino-acid sequence MIWFAGPQAWIALATLTLLEIVLGIDNIIFISILAGKLPKHRQQKARRIGLVIAMLTRIGLLFTLSWFMHLTKPLFTLFTTDISLRDVVLIVGGLFLLGKSTLEIHEKLEGVEGQATFSTGATFTGVIIQIALLDIVFSLDSVITAIGLVDQLSIMVIAIVIAVLFMLAFSKMVGEFVDRHPTIKMLALSFLLLIGLALIAEGFDVHIPKGYIYFAMAFSVFVEMLNLKLRGQRVEPIHLRKSYVQENQEGADY
- a CDS encoding mechanosensitive ion channel domain-containing protein, with product MNMNETISEIGSSITPLIQGILEKLPAIFSFFALILIGWILARILQASTSRVIGLMDQFVRTRSIKREGVPTEIERSVPSMMGKIVFWIILVFFFVAATETLGLSIVSNLLSGVANYLPNVLAAALIGFAGYIGGNLARDAIIRAMVSAGIEYGELLARLTQIAIFLVAFLIGIDQIGIQIESLVVLIAMVFGTVLGGMALGFGLGAKTVVGNLIASHYLTQTYQIGQTVRIGEIQGRVEELTPSAVILETPEGRVLIPAGEFSKKHSTLIAERG
- a CDS encoding CBS domain-containing protein encodes the protein MKTEDYLSQQFLASHPGDGALLLQHFSIEELRGFFLEIKPSIASIVLEYMPPMMASEIIIGLDLECAGSILEKLSIPVAAGLFRRISTKHRISLLGVLPKKISFKIQAVLHYPSGTAGALMDPNVFAVPSHFNIREARFQMKRFSQDLLSYLYIVDSTQKLLGVMSIRELMVARPRDRVSSVMNFPVSTISGHASEGAILNHPGWRTFHKIPVTEKGGLLVGIIRYKTLRKLEGIYIGPPLEKTALEFTFRLGEVYWVGIAAMIQSLNGAMRRTGKSKN